The following are from one region of the Bactrocera oleae isolate idBacOlea1 chromosome 6, idBacOlea1, whole genome shotgun sequence genome:
- the byn gene encoding T-related protein isoform X4: protein MTTSHILSAADPAGMNGASNHSNSNNNINNMTGVNADNNSVGGALHNGTNNTNGGGHSGAHSPHHAHHNMAANSSGSNGVNVGNTGGMSGSMNQLGGSLAANRSPGMERNLHVSLDDRELWLRFQNLTNEMIVTKNGRRMFPVVKISTSGLDPAAMYTVLLEFVQVDTHRWKYVNGEWCHADFLQVPGGKAEVPPANPIYVHPESPNFGAHWMKEPISFAKVKLTNKTNGNGQIMLNSLHKYEPRVHLVRVGSEQRHVVTYAFPETQFIAVTAYQNEEVTSLKIKYNPFAKAFLDAKERPDTLYSHEAPYGWLIPPPTHYTSVAQAPPPPPPSLAVSNTPLGMSCDRYGRALNTRGMATHSARASPYARPRLASSTPGTSSPGPVGAGVINGSAGSASPPQQPPSAPHTPTSMQSTHTNNMSAGASNAGLTSSASAVGTFSGFTSSYSQSSFMPVEPSSSMFSYAGSWQSNGGYWGTPAAVPAVPPTAVPVNVTQNSSNGSGSIARSMSAHNSPSPTNGASPNYTSPSPGYTIHHLTSHPSHQYNVAQSAAVAAHAADMYQSAAPTQSYAAPPTHQVYHPTPTSPPHQLYTNVLNAPTALSYAGGSWHNGGGAEYGLYQNAAYGYQPEYIPLVSDLGYTTHPLEPIEVPKSFEDSQAAIYKSPHQTGGDGAGSSVLTLECTNLKEHSSSVAVKLETLDASVVAASHERGAAVATAAEVVAATDSQNTPSGAWTPLTPPQSALQ from the exons ATGACCACCTCACATATTTTGTCTGCTGCCGATCCCGCCGGCATGAATGGTGCTAGCAATCATagtaatagcaataacaacatcaATAATATGACGGGCGTTAATGCCGACAACAACAGTGTTGGCGGCGCACTTCACAATGGTACCAACAACACTAACGGCGGCGGCCATTCGGGGGCTCACTCGCCGCATCACGCACACCACAACATGGCGGCCAACAGTAGTGGCAGCAATGGGGTCAATGTTGGCAACACCGGCGGCATGAGCGGCAGCATGAACCAACTCGGCGGATCGCTGGCGGCGAACCGCAGCCCGGGCATGGAGAGAAATCTGCATGTCAGTCTCGATGACCGCGAATTGTGGTTGCGCTTTCAGAATCTCACCAACGAAATGATCGTTACAAAGAATGGCAG ACGCATGTTTCCGGTGGTCAAGATTAGCACTTCTGGTTTGGATCCAGCTGCAATGTATACAGTGTTGCTGGAGTTCGTGCAGGTGGACACACATCGCTGGAAGTATGTCAACGGCGAGTGG TGTCATGCGGATTTTCTTCAGGTACCCGGCGGCAAGGCAGAGGTTCCACCCGCAAACCCCATCTATGTGCATCCCGAGTCGCCGAACTTCGGTGCGCACTGGATGAAAGAACCGATTTCGTTTGCCAAGGTGAAGTTAACGAACAAAACCAATGGCAATGGTCAGATTATGCTAAATTCGTTGCACAAATATGAGCCACGTGTGCATTTGGTGCGCGTGGGCTCAGAGCAGCGTCACGTGGTCACATATGCATTCCCAGAGACACAATTCATTGCTGTTACCGCATATCAAAATGAAGAGGTTACATCTTTGAAAATCAAATACAATCCGTTTGCAAAAGCTTTTTTGGATGCCAAG GAGCGTCCGGATACATTGTATTCACATGAGGCACCATACGGCTGGCTAATACCGCCGCCAACACATTATACAAGCGTTGCACAGGCACCACCTCCACCGCCACCCAGCTTGGCCGTGTCGAACACTCCATTGGGTATGAGTTGTGATCGTTATGGGCGCGCGCTCAACACTCGCGGTATGGCTACACATAGTGCACGCGCCTCACCGTACGCCCGACCGCGTCTCGCCTCGAGCACACCTGGCACAAGCTCGCCAGGTCCTGTAGGTGCGGGCGTAATTAATGGCAGCGCTGGTAGTGCATCGCCGCCGCAGCAGCCGCCTTCGGCACCGCACACACCCACCAGCATGCAGTCCACACACACTAACAATATGAGTGCTGGCGCCAGTAATGCTGGTTTGACTAGTTCCGCGAGCGCGGTCGGCACTTTTTCAGGATTTACCAGTTCCTATTCGCAATCCAGTTTTATGCCGGTGGAGCCGAGCTCTTCGATGTTTTCATATGCCGGCAGTTGGCAAAGCAACGGTGGTTATTGGGGCACACCGGCGGCGGTGCCAGCTGTACCACCAACAGCGGTGCCGGTAAATGTCACTCAAAACAGTAGCAACGGCAGCGGCAGTATTGCCCGTTCGATGT CTGCACATAATTCACCATCTCCCACTAACGGTGCTTCACCAAACTACACGAGTCCTTCCCCTGGTTATACTATTCACCATCTGACATCGCATCCTTCTCATCAGTACAATGTTGCACAATCGGCGGCGGTAGCGGCACATGCAGCGGATATGTATCAAAGCGCCGCACCCACACAGTCATACGCCGCGCCGCCAACACATCAGGTCTATCATCCCACGCCCACATCGCCACCCCATCAGTTGTACACGAATGTGCTGAATGCACCAACGGCGTTAAGTTATGCCGGCGGCTCGTGGCATAATGGCGGTGGCGCTGAGTATGGATTGTATCAGAATGCGGCTTATGGCTACCAGCCGGAGTATATACCTTTAGTCTCGGACTTGGG CTATACCACGCATCCGCTAGAGCCCATCGAAGTTCCTAAATCGTTCGAAGACTCACAAGCCGCCATATACAAGTCACCACATCAGACGGGCGGCGATGGCGCTGGAAGCTCAGTACTAACATTGGAATGCACCAATTTGAAGGAACATTCGTCCTCCGTCGCCGTGAAATTGGAAACGCTAGACGCTAGTGTAGTTGCGGCTAGTCACGAGCGTGGCGCCGCGGTCGCAACTGCTGCCGAAGTTGTCGCTGCCACAGACAGCCAAAATACGCCAAGCGGAGCCTGGACACCGCTCACACCACCACAGAGCGCGTTGCAATAA
- the byn gene encoding T-related protein isoform X3, translated as MHTIFSDTMTTSHILSAADPAGMNGASNHSNSNNNINNMTGVNADNNSVGGALHNGTNNTNGGGHSGAHSPHHAHHNMAANSSGSNGVNVGNTGGMSGSMNQLGGSLAANRSPGMERNLHVSLDDRELWLRFQNLTNEMIVTKNGRRMFPVVKISTSGLDPAAMYTVLLEFVQVDTHRWKYVNGEWVPGGKAEVPPANPIYVHPESPNFGAHWMKEPISFAKVKLTNKTNGNGQIMLNSLHKYEPRVHLVRVGSEQRHVVTYAFPETQFIAVTAYQNEEVTSLKIKYNPFAKAFLDAKERPDTLYSHEAPYGWLIPPPTHYTSVAQAPPPPPPSLAVSNTPLGMSCDRYGRALNTRGMATHSARASPYARPRLASSTPGTSSPGPVGAGVINGSAGSASPPQQPPSAPHTPTSMQSTHTNNMSAGASNAGLTSSASAVGTFSGFTSSYSQSSFMPVEPSSSMFSYAGSWQSNGGYWGTPAAVPAVPPTAVPVNVTQNSSNGSGSIARSMSAHNSPSPTNGASPNYTSPSPGYTIHHLTSHPSHQYNVAQSAAVAAHAADMYQSAAPTQSYAAPPTHQVYHPTPTSPPHQLYTNVLNAPTALSYAGGSWHNGGGAEYGLYQNAAYGYQPEYIPLVSDLGYTTHPLEPIEVPKSFEDSQAAIYKSPHQTGGDGAGSSVLTLECTNLKEHSSSVAVKLETLDASVVAASHERGAAVATAAEVVAATDSQNTPSGAWTPLTPPQSALQ; from the exons atgcatacaattttttcagaCACGATGACCACCTCACATATTTTGTCTGCTGCCGATCCCGCCGGCATGAATGGTGCTAGCAATCATagtaatagcaataacaacatcaATAATATGACGGGCGTTAATGCCGACAACAACAGTGTTGGCGGCGCACTTCACAATGGTACCAACAACACTAACGGCGGCGGCCATTCGGGGGCTCACTCGCCGCATCACGCACACCACAACATGGCGGCCAACAGTAGTGGCAGCAATGGGGTCAATGTTGGCAACACCGGCGGCATGAGCGGCAGCATGAACCAACTCGGCGGATCGCTGGCGGCGAACCGCAGCCCGGGCATGGAGAGAAATCTGCATGTCAGTCTCGATGACCGCGAATTGTGGTTGCGCTTTCAGAATCTCACCAACGAAATGATCGTTACAAAGAATGGCAG ACGCATGTTTCCGGTGGTCAAGATTAGCACTTCTGGTTTGGATCCAGCTGCAATGTATACAGTGTTGCTGGAGTTCGTGCAGGTGGACACACATCGCTGGAAGTATGTCAACGGCGAGTGG GTACCCGGCGGCAAGGCAGAGGTTCCACCCGCAAACCCCATCTATGTGCATCCCGAGTCGCCGAACTTCGGTGCGCACTGGATGAAAGAACCGATTTCGTTTGCCAAGGTGAAGTTAACGAACAAAACCAATGGCAATGGTCAGATTATGCTAAATTCGTTGCACAAATATGAGCCACGTGTGCATTTGGTGCGCGTGGGCTCAGAGCAGCGTCACGTGGTCACATATGCATTCCCAGAGACACAATTCATTGCTGTTACCGCATATCAAAATGAAGAGGTTACATCTTTGAAAATCAAATACAATCCGTTTGCAAAAGCTTTTTTGGATGCCAAG GAGCGTCCGGATACATTGTATTCACATGAGGCACCATACGGCTGGCTAATACCGCCGCCAACACATTATACAAGCGTTGCACAGGCACCACCTCCACCGCCACCCAGCTTGGCCGTGTCGAACACTCCATTGGGTATGAGTTGTGATCGTTATGGGCGCGCGCTCAACACTCGCGGTATGGCTACACATAGTGCACGCGCCTCACCGTACGCCCGACCGCGTCTCGCCTCGAGCACACCTGGCACAAGCTCGCCAGGTCCTGTAGGTGCGGGCGTAATTAATGGCAGCGCTGGTAGTGCATCGCCGCCGCAGCAGCCGCCTTCGGCACCGCACACACCCACCAGCATGCAGTCCACACACACTAACAATATGAGTGCTGGCGCCAGTAATGCTGGTTTGACTAGTTCCGCGAGCGCGGTCGGCACTTTTTCAGGATTTACCAGTTCCTATTCGCAATCCAGTTTTATGCCGGTGGAGCCGAGCTCTTCGATGTTTTCATATGCCGGCAGTTGGCAAAGCAACGGTGGTTATTGGGGCACACCGGCGGCGGTGCCAGCTGTACCACCAACAGCGGTGCCGGTAAATGTCACTCAAAACAGTAGCAACGGCAGCGGCAGTATTGCCCGTTCGATGT CTGCACATAATTCACCATCTCCCACTAACGGTGCTTCACCAAACTACACGAGTCCTTCCCCTGGTTATACTATTCACCATCTGACATCGCATCCTTCTCATCAGTACAATGTTGCACAATCGGCGGCGGTAGCGGCACATGCAGCGGATATGTATCAAAGCGCCGCACCCACACAGTCATACGCCGCGCCGCCAACACATCAGGTCTATCATCCCACGCCCACATCGCCACCCCATCAGTTGTACACGAATGTGCTGAATGCACCAACGGCGTTAAGTTATGCCGGCGGCTCGTGGCATAATGGCGGTGGCGCTGAGTATGGATTGTATCAGAATGCGGCTTATGGCTACCAGCCGGAGTATATACCTTTAGTCTCGGACTTGGG CTATACCACGCATCCGCTAGAGCCCATCGAAGTTCCTAAATCGTTCGAAGACTCACAAGCCGCCATATACAAGTCACCACATCAGACGGGCGGCGATGGCGCTGGAAGCTCAGTACTAACATTGGAATGCACCAATTTGAAGGAACATTCGTCCTCCGTCGCCGTGAAATTGGAAACGCTAGACGCTAGTGTAGTTGCGGCTAGTCACGAGCGTGGCGCCGCGGTCGCAACTGCTGCCGAAGTTGTCGCTGCCACAGACAGCCAAAATACGCCAAGCGGAGCCTGGACACCGCTCACACCACCACAGAGCGCGTTGCAATAA
- the byn gene encoding T-related protein isoform X2, translating to MHTIFSDTMTTSHILSAADPAGMNGASNHSNSNNNINNMTGVNADNNSVGGALHNGTNNTNGGGHSGAHSPHHAHHNMAANSSGSNGVNVGNTGGMSGSMNQLGGSLAANRSPGMERNLHVSLDDRELWLRFQNLTNEMIVTKNGRRMFPVVKISTSGLDPAAMYTVLLEFVQVDTHRWKYVNGEWCHADFLQVPGGKAEVPPANPIYVHPESPNFGAHWMKEPISFAKVKLTNKTNGNGQIMLNSLHKYEPRVHLVRVGSEQRHVVTYAFPETQFIAVTAYQNEEVTSLKIKYNPFAKAFLDAKRPDTLYSHEAPYGWLIPPPTHYTSVAQAPPPPPPSLAVSNTPLGMSCDRYGRALNTRGMATHSARASPYARPRLASSTPGTSSPGPVGAGVINGSAGSASPPQQPPSAPHTPTSMQSTHTNNMSAGASNAGLTSSASAVGTFSGFTSSYSQSSFMPVEPSSSMFSYAGSWQSNGGYWGTPAAVPAVPPTAVPVNVTQNSSNGSGSIARSMSAHNSPSPTNGASPNYTSPSPGYTIHHLTSHPSHQYNVAQSAAVAAHAADMYQSAAPTQSYAAPPTHQVYHPTPTSPPHQLYTNVLNAPTALSYAGGSWHNGGGAEYGLYQNAAYGYQPEYIPLVSDLGYTTHPLEPIEVPKSFEDSQAAIYKSPHQTGGDGAGSSVLTLECTNLKEHSSSVAVKLETLDASVVAASHERGAAVATAAEVVAATDSQNTPSGAWTPLTPPQSALQ from the exons atgcatacaattttttcagaCACGATGACCACCTCACATATTTTGTCTGCTGCCGATCCCGCCGGCATGAATGGTGCTAGCAATCATagtaatagcaataacaacatcaATAATATGACGGGCGTTAATGCCGACAACAACAGTGTTGGCGGCGCACTTCACAATGGTACCAACAACACTAACGGCGGCGGCCATTCGGGGGCTCACTCGCCGCATCACGCACACCACAACATGGCGGCCAACAGTAGTGGCAGCAATGGGGTCAATGTTGGCAACACCGGCGGCATGAGCGGCAGCATGAACCAACTCGGCGGATCGCTGGCGGCGAACCGCAGCCCGGGCATGGAGAGAAATCTGCATGTCAGTCTCGATGACCGCGAATTGTGGTTGCGCTTTCAGAATCTCACCAACGAAATGATCGTTACAAAGAATGGCAG ACGCATGTTTCCGGTGGTCAAGATTAGCACTTCTGGTTTGGATCCAGCTGCAATGTATACAGTGTTGCTGGAGTTCGTGCAGGTGGACACACATCGCTGGAAGTATGTCAACGGCGAGTGG TGTCATGCGGATTTTCTTCAGGTACCCGGCGGCAAGGCAGAGGTTCCACCCGCAAACCCCATCTATGTGCATCCCGAGTCGCCGAACTTCGGTGCGCACTGGATGAAAGAACCGATTTCGTTTGCCAAGGTGAAGTTAACGAACAAAACCAATGGCAATGGTCAGATTATGCTAAATTCGTTGCACAAATATGAGCCACGTGTGCATTTGGTGCGCGTGGGCTCAGAGCAGCGTCACGTGGTCACATATGCATTCCCAGAGACACAATTCATTGCTGTTACCGCATATCAAAATGAAGAGGTTACATCTTTGAAAATCAAATACAATCCGTTTGCAAAAGCTTTTTTGGATGCCAAG CGTCCGGATACATTGTATTCACATGAGGCACCATACGGCTGGCTAATACCGCCGCCAACACATTATACAAGCGTTGCACAGGCACCACCTCCACCGCCACCCAGCTTGGCCGTGTCGAACACTCCATTGGGTATGAGTTGTGATCGTTATGGGCGCGCGCTCAACACTCGCGGTATGGCTACACATAGTGCACGCGCCTCACCGTACGCCCGACCGCGTCTCGCCTCGAGCACACCTGGCACAAGCTCGCCAGGTCCTGTAGGTGCGGGCGTAATTAATGGCAGCGCTGGTAGTGCATCGCCGCCGCAGCAGCCGCCTTCGGCACCGCACACACCCACCAGCATGCAGTCCACACACACTAACAATATGAGTGCTGGCGCCAGTAATGCTGGTTTGACTAGTTCCGCGAGCGCGGTCGGCACTTTTTCAGGATTTACCAGTTCCTATTCGCAATCCAGTTTTATGCCGGTGGAGCCGAGCTCTTCGATGTTTTCATATGCCGGCAGTTGGCAAAGCAACGGTGGTTATTGGGGCACACCGGCGGCGGTGCCAGCTGTACCACCAACAGCGGTGCCGGTAAATGTCACTCAAAACAGTAGCAACGGCAGCGGCAGTATTGCCCGTTCGATGT CTGCACATAATTCACCATCTCCCACTAACGGTGCTTCACCAAACTACACGAGTCCTTCCCCTGGTTATACTATTCACCATCTGACATCGCATCCTTCTCATCAGTACAATGTTGCACAATCGGCGGCGGTAGCGGCACATGCAGCGGATATGTATCAAAGCGCCGCACCCACACAGTCATACGCCGCGCCGCCAACACATCAGGTCTATCATCCCACGCCCACATCGCCACCCCATCAGTTGTACACGAATGTGCTGAATGCACCAACGGCGTTAAGTTATGCCGGCGGCTCGTGGCATAATGGCGGTGGCGCTGAGTATGGATTGTATCAGAATGCGGCTTATGGCTACCAGCCGGAGTATATACCTTTAGTCTCGGACTTGGG CTATACCACGCATCCGCTAGAGCCCATCGAAGTTCCTAAATCGTTCGAAGACTCACAAGCCGCCATATACAAGTCACCACATCAGACGGGCGGCGATGGCGCTGGAAGCTCAGTACTAACATTGGAATGCACCAATTTGAAGGAACATTCGTCCTCCGTCGCCGTGAAATTGGAAACGCTAGACGCTAGTGTAGTTGCGGCTAGTCACGAGCGTGGCGCCGCGGTCGCAACTGCTGCCGAAGTTGTCGCTGCCACAGACAGCCAAAATACGCCAAGCGGAGCCTGGACACCGCTCACACCACCACAGAGCGCGTTGCAATAA
- the byn gene encoding T-related protein isoform X1 → MHTIFSDTMTTSHILSAADPAGMNGASNHSNSNNNINNMTGVNADNNSVGGALHNGTNNTNGGGHSGAHSPHHAHHNMAANSSGSNGVNVGNTGGMSGSMNQLGGSLAANRSPGMERNLHVSLDDRELWLRFQNLTNEMIVTKNGRRMFPVVKISTSGLDPAAMYTVLLEFVQVDTHRWKYVNGEWCHADFLQVPGGKAEVPPANPIYVHPESPNFGAHWMKEPISFAKVKLTNKTNGNGQIMLNSLHKYEPRVHLVRVGSEQRHVVTYAFPETQFIAVTAYQNEEVTSLKIKYNPFAKAFLDAKERPDTLYSHEAPYGWLIPPPTHYTSVAQAPPPPPPSLAVSNTPLGMSCDRYGRALNTRGMATHSARASPYARPRLASSTPGTSSPGPVGAGVINGSAGSASPPQQPPSAPHTPTSMQSTHTNNMSAGASNAGLTSSASAVGTFSGFTSSYSQSSFMPVEPSSSMFSYAGSWQSNGGYWGTPAAVPAVPPTAVPVNVTQNSSNGSGSIARSMSAHNSPSPTNGASPNYTSPSPGYTIHHLTSHPSHQYNVAQSAAVAAHAADMYQSAAPTQSYAAPPTHQVYHPTPTSPPHQLYTNVLNAPTALSYAGGSWHNGGGAEYGLYQNAAYGYQPEYIPLVSDLGYTTHPLEPIEVPKSFEDSQAAIYKSPHQTGGDGAGSSVLTLECTNLKEHSSSVAVKLETLDASVVAASHERGAAVATAAEVVAATDSQNTPSGAWTPLTPPQSALQ, encoded by the exons atgcatacaattttttcagaCACGATGACCACCTCACATATTTTGTCTGCTGCCGATCCCGCCGGCATGAATGGTGCTAGCAATCATagtaatagcaataacaacatcaATAATATGACGGGCGTTAATGCCGACAACAACAGTGTTGGCGGCGCACTTCACAATGGTACCAACAACACTAACGGCGGCGGCCATTCGGGGGCTCACTCGCCGCATCACGCACACCACAACATGGCGGCCAACAGTAGTGGCAGCAATGGGGTCAATGTTGGCAACACCGGCGGCATGAGCGGCAGCATGAACCAACTCGGCGGATCGCTGGCGGCGAACCGCAGCCCGGGCATGGAGAGAAATCTGCATGTCAGTCTCGATGACCGCGAATTGTGGTTGCGCTTTCAGAATCTCACCAACGAAATGATCGTTACAAAGAATGGCAG ACGCATGTTTCCGGTGGTCAAGATTAGCACTTCTGGTTTGGATCCAGCTGCAATGTATACAGTGTTGCTGGAGTTCGTGCAGGTGGACACACATCGCTGGAAGTATGTCAACGGCGAGTGG TGTCATGCGGATTTTCTTCAGGTACCCGGCGGCAAGGCAGAGGTTCCACCCGCAAACCCCATCTATGTGCATCCCGAGTCGCCGAACTTCGGTGCGCACTGGATGAAAGAACCGATTTCGTTTGCCAAGGTGAAGTTAACGAACAAAACCAATGGCAATGGTCAGATTATGCTAAATTCGTTGCACAAATATGAGCCACGTGTGCATTTGGTGCGCGTGGGCTCAGAGCAGCGTCACGTGGTCACATATGCATTCCCAGAGACACAATTCATTGCTGTTACCGCATATCAAAATGAAGAGGTTACATCTTTGAAAATCAAATACAATCCGTTTGCAAAAGCTTTTTTGGATGCCAAG GAGCGTCCGGATACATTGTATTCACATGAGGCACCATACGGCTGGCTAATACCGCCGCCAACACATTATACAAGCGTTGCACAGGCACCACCTCCACCGCCACCCAGCTTGGCCGTGTCGAACACTCCATTGGGTATGAGTTGTGATCGTTATGGGCGCGCGCTCAACACTCGCGGTATGGCTACACATAGTGCACGCGCCTCACCGTACGCCCGACCGCGTCTCGCCTCGAGCACACCTGGCACAAGCTCGCCAGGTCCTGTAGGTGCGGGCGTAATTAATGGCAGCGCTGGTAGTGCATCGCCGCCGCAGCAGCCGCCTTCGGCACCGCACACACCCACCAGCATGCAGTCCACACACACTAACAATATGAGTGCTGGCGCCAGTAATGCTGGTTTGACTAGTTCCGCGAGCGCGGTCGGCACTTTTTCAGGATTTACCAGTTCCTATTCGCAATCCAGTTTTATGCCGGTGGAGCCGAGCTCTTCGATGTTTTCATATGCCGGCAGTTGGCAAAGCAACGGTGGTTATTGGGGCACACCGGCGGCGGTGCCAGCTGTACCACCAACAGCGGTGCCGGTAAATGTCACTCAAAACAGTAGCAACGGCAGCGGCAGTATTGCCCGTTCGATGT CTGCACATAATTCACCATCTCCCACTAACGGTGCTTCACCAAACTACACGAGTCCTTCCCCTGGTTATACTATTCACCATCTGACATCGCATCCTTCTCATCAGTACAATGTTGCACAATCGGCGGCGGTAGCGGCACATGCAGCGGATATGTATCAAAGCGCCGCACCCACACAGTCATACGCCGCGCCGCCAACACATCAGGTCTATCATCCCACGCCCACATCGCCACCCCATCAGTTGTACACGAATGTGCTGAATGCACCAACGGCGTTAAGTTATGCCGGCGGCTCGTGGCATAATGGCGGTGGCGCTGAGTATGGATTGTATCAGAATGCGGCTTATGGCTACCAGCCGGAGTATATACCTTTAGTCTCGGACTTGGG CTATACCACGCATCCGCTAGAGCCCATCGAAGTTCCTAAATCGTTCGAAGACTCACAAGCCGCCATATACAAGTCACCACATCAGACGGGCGGCGATGGCGCTGGAAGCTCAGTACTAACATTGGAATGCACCAATTTGAAGGAACATTCGTCCTCCGTCGCCGTGAAATTGGAAACGCTAGACGCTAGTGTAGTTGCGGCTAGTCACGAGCGTGGCGCCGCGGTCGCAACTGCTGCCGAAGTTGTCGCTGCCACAGACAGCCAAAATACGCCAAGCGGAGCCTGGACACCGCTCACACCACCACAGAGCGCGTTGCAATAA
- the byn gene encoding T-related protein isoform X5, which produces MHTIFSDTMTTSHILSAADPAGMNGASNHSNSNNNINNMTGVNADNNSVGGALHNGTNNTNGGGHSGAHSPHHAHHNMAANSSGSNGVNVGNTGGMSGSMNQLGGSLAANRSPGMERNLHVSLDDRELWLRFQNLTNEMIVTKNGRRMFPVVKISTSGLDPAAMYTVLLEFVQVDTHRWKYVNGEWCHADFLQVPGGKAEVPPANPIYVHPESPNFGAHWMKEPISFAKVKLTNKTNGNGQIMLNSLHKYEPRVHLVRVGSEQRHVVTYAFPETQFIAVTAYQNEEVTSLKIKYNPFAKAFLDAKERPDTLYSHEAPYGWLIPPPTHYTSVAQAPPPPPPSLAVSNTPLGMSCDRYGRALNTRGMATHSARASPYARPRLASSTPGTSSPGPVGAGVINGSAGSASPPQQPPSAPHTPTSMQSTHTNNMSAGASNAGLTSSASAVGTFSGFTSSYSQSSFMPVEPSSSMFSYAGSWQSNGGYWGTPAAVPAVPPTAVPVNVTQNSSNGSGSIARSMSAHNSPSPTNGASPNYTSPSPGYTIHHLTSHPSHQYNVAQSAAVAAHAADMYQSAAPTQSYAAPPTHQVYHPTPTSPPHQLYTNVLNAPTALSYAGGSWHNGGGAEYGLYQNAAYGYQPEYIPLVSDLGFY; this is translated from the exons atgcatacaattttttcagaCACGATGACCACCTCACATATTTTGTCTGCTGCCGATCCCGCCGGCATGAATGGTGCTAGCAATCATagtaatagcaataacaacatcaATAATATGACGGGCGTTAATGCCGACAACAACAGTGTTGGCGGCGCACTTCACAATGGTACCAACAACACTAACGGCGGCGGCCATTCGGGGGCTCACTCGCCGCATCACGCACACCACAACATGGCGGCCAACAGTAGTGGCAGCAATGGGGTCAATGTTGGCAACACCGGCGGCATGAGCGGCAGCATGAACCAACTCGGCGGATCGCTGGCGGCGAACCGCAGCCCGGGCATGGAGAGAAATCTGCATGTCAGTCTCGATGACCGCGAATTGTGGTTGCGCTTTCAGAATCTCACCAACGAAATGATCGTTACAAAGAATGGCAG ACGCATGTTTCCGGTGGTCAAGATTAGCACTTCTGGTTTGGATCCAGCTGCAATGTATACAGTGTTGCTGGAGTTCGTGCAGGTGGACACACATCGCTGGAAGTATGTCAACGGCGAGTGG TGTCATGCGGATTTTCTTCAGGTACCCGGCGGCAAGGCAGAGGTTCCACCCGCAAACCCCATCTATGTGCATCCCGAGTCGCCGAACTTCGGTGCGCACTGGATGAAAGAACCGATTTCGTTTGCCAAGGTGAAGTTAACGAACAAAACCAATGGCAATGGTCAGATTATGCTAAATTCGTTGCACAAATATGAGCCACGTGTGCATTTGGTGCGCGTGGGCTCAGAGCAGCGTCACGTGGTCACATATGCATTCCCAGAGACACAATTCATTGCTGTTACCGCATATCAAAATGAAGAGGTTACATCTTTGAAAATCAAATACAATCCGTTTGCAAAAGCTTTTTTGGATGCCAAG GAGCGTCCGGATACATTGTATTCACATGAGGCACCATACGGCTGGCTAATACCGCCGCCAACACATTATACAAGCGTTGCACAGGCACCACCTCCACCGCCACCCAGCTTGGCCGTGTCGAACACTCCATTGGGTATGAGTTGTGATCGTTATGGGCGCGCGCTCAACACTCGCGGTATGGCTACACATAGTGCACGCGCCTCACCGTACGCCCGACCGCGTCTCGCCTCGAGCACACCTGGCACAAGCTCGCCAGGTCCTGTAGGTGCGGGCGTAATTAATGGCAGCGCTGGTAGTGCATCGCCGCCGCAGCAGCCGCCTTCGGCACCGCACACACCCACCAGCATGCAGTCCACACACACTAACAATATGAGTGCTGGCGCCAGTAATGCTGGTTTGACTAGTTCCGCGAGCGCGGTCGGCACTTTTTCAGGATTTACCAGTTCCTATTCGCAATCCAGTTTTATGCCGGTGGAGCCGAGCTCTTCGATGTTTTCATATGCCGGCAGTTGGCAAAGCAACGGTGGTTATTGGGGCACACCGGCGGCGGTGCCAGCTGTACCACCAACAGCGGTGCCGGTAAATGTCACTCAAAACAGTAGCAACGGCAGCGGCAGTATTGCCCGTTCGATGT CTGCACATAATTCACCATCTCCCACTAACGGTGCTTCACCAAACTACACGAGTCCTTCCCCTGGTTATACTATTCACCATCTGACATCGCATCCTTCTCATCAGTACAATGTTGCACAATCGGCGGCGGTAGCGGCACATGCAGCGGATATGTATCAAAGCGCCGCACCCACACAGTCATACGCCGCGCCGCCAACACATCAGGTCTATCATCCCACGCCCACATCGCCACCCCATCAGTTGTACACGAATGTGCTGAATGCACCAACGGCGTTAAGTTATGCCGGCGGCTCGTGGCATAATGGCGGTGGCGCTGAGTATGGATTGTATCAGAATGCGGCTTATGGCTACCAGCCGGAGTATATACCTTTAGTCTCGGACTTGGG TTTTTATTGA